ctggTGTCTGTATCTTTGTTTGGTTGTTGGTTCTTGTCTTCAAACTCCTGTCTGACTGGCTCAGAGGTCTCATCAGTGATTCTTAGTTcttctgtaataaaataatacagaatAATGAAGTAAAATGCTAACACACATTTAAGACATTCTATTTTAAACATCTGCAATTTAAAGATTGATTATTAATAACATGCTTTTTTATTGAGACTTACCTGGACTCTTatcttgatatttttttaaataattttctgtGTTGCCTTGTTCGATGATTGACAGATCCACATTAATGGAGTTCGACTTGCTTTTGTAAACATCACcatgtttctgttttacttCCTTCTTTTTATCAGGCTGATGGTGGTTCAAACATCTCTCCTTTTCACCCTCTTGTACCTGATCCATATCCTGGTTGGGCTCAGTTCTCTCCTCATCACTCTCTTTATTATAATGAGTCTTGTGGTTTTGTGGTAAGATGCTCACAGCAGACATTACAAGACGATCAGCAGTGGAAGGTTCTGAGCTGCACTTACCTCTGCGAGACTGTGGGCGCTTAAAAACCAACAGTACAACAAGAACCAATACCAGCAGAATGAGAAGTAGAAGGAGAGATCCAACAACAGAACCAACCAGGAAAATGGTGCGAtctttggacacacacacaaaagaaatcaGGAATGAAGGCAAATAAAGATCAGAAGAGGCTCTTGGTTCCTCACCTCTAGTAGAACAGTCTCCAGCTGTGTAACTCTGCTTCTCCTCACTAACTGGGTTCTTCACCAGACAGGTGTAGCTGGAACCCAGGTTCTCTCCACTGATCTGTATCGGGTTCCTGTTCTCTGGGTTCTGTAGTCCAGGTCCTGTCCAGCTGTAACTGAGGAGAGGACCGTCTGCTTCACAGAGCAGAGTTACTGTAGATCCTGTTACATCACAGCTGATCCTGGTGTTCCTCACAGGGtctatatataacatatataaataatcacatatcttttaaaaacatttttagaaaaacATACATTCCCCAaaccacttttattttatttcttaccAATAACATCCACTTGTTGAGTGAACCTCTTTATTTTTCTATCAATAATAATTTCTGCTTCATACAGTCCACTGTCGGCTGGTGTCACCCTACTGACGGTGACATCGCCTGTTTCTGTGTTcagctgagtccgctgtttgaACTGTAAATATTCTGAGATCCGTGGTCTTGTCCTGTCCCACTCCACCATCTTGTTACCTTTGTGTTTCCACAGGATGTATTCTTTATTTCCCCTGATGTTTGGATACAACAGCAAGTTCCTATTTGTCTCAGCATGGAGGATATCTGATGCAGCACcttcaaaaataatatttagtaTGGTTATTACtcagaaacatttattaaagaATGAAATACAAAAGTTGAGTCAAAATAACTTTACAAAAAGCTCCACCCTTTACAGACCTGTAAATGGCAGCCAGACAGATGGGACTAAATCTGAGGAATGTAACATGACAACATTGGGCAGGAGTCACGTCATTCTCATACTGGGTGGAGGGGGCAATGCCCCAAAAAACGCCCCTTCTGCTCCACTAACATGAAAAGACCCTACAGAGCTTTCATGCCAAACATGCTTcctcacatttatttttaatgcctATTGGTAGATAcatcagtcatttttttaataatgtgtttataatgttttaagCCCAggattttaaaagttttaatttaaataaaagccaGTCAAGTTGGTTATCAGTTAGAAATCAGTCAAGTACCCTTtactatttacataaaaaatggcACTTTATTTGTCATTATTAGAGATTTAgttataaagaataaaatgattttatgacAATCCGTTTTAGCGTTAATTGTCCTTGTTGAGGTTCGGGTGAAAAGTTCAGATTTTTTGTAATAACAAGAGCAGACGATTGCAGAAATGAGCAAACTTGATAAAAATGAAGATGTCCCTCACCTGAAGCTGCCTGCAGAATAATGCAGACAGATGGAATAATGTAGAAGTTCATTGGAAACAGCAGATCAGAAGACCTTTTTAAAGTAAgaagaaatgaaagtgatgtgaCAAAAGTAACCTGTGAAACAGGTTCTAGAATCTAGAAGAGTCGATCCGCCTTCTACACACGTCATTCTGCCTTGTGCAGGCAGTAAATTGGCCTATAGTTCCCTCTAGTGGTTGTCtcgtaatattatttttggttactctgaaaaCGGGAGAATAAGAATCCAGATGGCGGAACATAGTGCCGAAGCATTCCCGTATTGAGCaagaatgttgttgctttggacaagatttgtctgtaagtatTGGTTATGACGAGATAagcactttctttttgttttgtgtttacgatataattatttgtatattagtagcgttagaaatgtgtattttgtgttagtttGCTGTGCGCATGTAACGAGCTAATTTGCTATGTTATTTAGCTGatcgtcacatttgtattttttcagttttacgatggtcatagagaaggcaatggtcagaggccattcttcaataaatcagcacagaaaagcaaatacaagtctgtttattggagcatcgttatctcgctgtctagctggtggagactagaaaacccagagcgagggcagcaTACACGTCATTAATAGTACAGGTTAAACTTTAGACATCAAGACTTTAGCAGCTTGTAGATTTTTAGTTTTAACACTCTGCAGTTCAGAAAAGCAGATTTTTCCTTCAGAGCCTAATCGGTCAAAACGTCAGTCCCTTGTAGTGGATTATGGGTATTCTTGGAAAAGGAATGAGATTCTATAATCATATAATATTCTATTCTATCTATAGGCTTTAGGGTTTCTACAGCACCCTGCGTATGGGTCTTCTGGACCAGAATCTCTGCCTCTGTAAACCTGTCTGAATGTCACGACTGAGGGGGGTGATGGAATGATGGACACCCAGGGTAGGGAAAAGGAACACAGTTTATTTGGGTACACATAAAGGGAGTGGGCAAAAACAAGGCACCACACCTTAAACTGAAAACAGTCCCCTCTGGTGCCACGGTGTTCGTCTCTGTAGGGCTGCAGATCAACTGCTAATGAACTACACAATCCAGGGAGACACAGGGAAACGGGAACCCTCAGGCTGTGTGTTGGAGAACCGCTCTGCCCGTCCGTGATGCAGCCTGGTGATACTGGACCCCAATCATGCCGGGATTATCAGCGTCAGTTGAGCGTGATCAGGCCTCGCTCCTcaggggcgccagcaccccaTGTGATGCCCAGGGGAATCGGAACGTTAATTAATCTACAATCggtcacgtccccgtctaggtGAATGTGTGAtgtgggaatacacagataccaggcccaagcgaaatattgtgcttttatttacagtgagcagtgaacaaAACTCCAAAACTTTCCTCTCGCCaccgcctcctcctccagctccacaacaatgagacCCAACTGGTGGTTGGAATGTCTCCTTAAGTACTCCAGTCCTGTGCGTTGACTGGCtggcagttgacgagggaatctGTGGGCGGAACCATAATCCCAATCTCCGCCCAGCAGACAGCATAAGAGggaaacacgcacaaacacagagcaccccaaaccattctacggcccaaaggacgtaacaaatCGCAAATCTACAGATGTTGTACATACAGATCTACAATAGTTTTTTCAGAAATTCTCTCAGTAACATAAAAACCAATCCCGTCATGCCTTAATTGCAAtgatgtataataaaaaaataaataaaagggtgGAGAACAGAATGGTGCAGGTCCACTGGgacaattaagaaaaaaaaatgtgaatattaaaaagaaaactacCATGGCACATGAAAACATGTCCTATAATGCAGGACAACCTGTGTCCCGGCTGGAGTTTCAGAGACCTCACCGGCCTGGACCTTCCGGCGACCCAGAAAAAACGCACAGGGCCTGTCCCTGCGTGACCTGGGTGAAGGTTCGGGAACACACGCCCGCCCTACCCTCCCCAACAGCAAGGTGGTGCTCCAGGACCTTCTCCCTTCAGTCTTTCAACCTCAAGGCTGGAGCCCCTAACCCAtactgcaccccccaaaaaactgtTTGGGATGCACACTGTGGAAGGGATTCTTGAAGGGCTGTGgaacctttttttgttgatgtcaatacatttcatttgcaaTATTCAAAATAACCAAACACATTTGacttattaatatatatttagactttattgctttttttttttcttcttcctcgaACCGCAAATGATGATCTGACACCAAGAGATTAGCAGTGCCACGTGTATTCTGTtcaaaagcaaggtcgcgtcagaacatcgcgtcacacattgcGTCATTCTTcacctctctacaatatacagtactatcaaaacataaaaaaatattcactaaataacacacatacaaaatattccaaatatgCACATAATttagaatgaaaaaataaataactttttgcacaccaaccccacgcacctctcacaactcacgccatgtgtccaagagaactgaaccgggtctccaacccactaacccaagggcacggccgcatccaaacAACTGTcgggggggtgatcaaagttttataaCTCACATAACTTTTtccaataaccataaattgaacaaataaagtACAGGAACATATTTCACGTAACCAGAAACATGAACacacttttgacttttttgctcttttgtcTGATTGTTGAGTGTCTTCTGATGCTCCTGGTTcaggttgtgctgctgcatcttCATGCTGATCCTTTCCAGGGCTCCACAGAAGTCCTGATCTCAGAGGCTTGGCTTTATATTTTGTTTGGGGAGCTTCTTTATCATCTCTACAAACTACAAAAGAAGGagtcatattaatattattaacagtAATATTATGCATGTGTTGTCTGCTCTGAGATATTTGGcttgttttacataaaaataaaatgtacctgAATTGAAATGCCATATTTTTGCTTTGATGCTGGTTTTTCAGTTTTCTTCCTCACATTCAGACTGAGACTCTCCACCATGAGCTGCTGGTTGTGGCGATTGCCTGTCAGGATCTGCacctaaaaaaatattatattttttgaacctacctggcccatcggttaagacgggattccatgctcccctaccgtcctgacgcccaagacctactcctgTCCAGTCccagatcccggaccatcctgaaacccaccgtcttccggttctcctctgccccggtccctcccaaagatcccgaactgactccccgctgcgttgcagcgcgtccattgcttcctcattcctcgccggccaggcgcctccggtcctcctgccccgctcgcccagtgtcctctcccggtacgacggcttatccccacgcccaaagtatgtctgcaagtacgtcatcgaattccccctgtgacacttctcctaaacaccaccaagaccaaggagctcattgtggacttcaggagggagagaagaggcttgcatgatcccatccacatcaatgggatgactgtggagcctgttacatccttcaagttcctggggacccacatctcagaggacctgtcctggagcattaacacctccagcctggtcaagaaggctcaccagcgcctcttcttcttgagaacattaaaatagaaccagctacccactaccatcctgttgaacttcttccgctctacaatagagagcatcctaaccagctgtctcacagtgtggtatggaagctgcactgttgctgagcgtaaggcgatgcagcgggtggtgaaaactgcccagcgcatcacagggactccacttccatccattgaggaaatccagaggaagcactgcctGCATcgcgctcgcagtattcttaaggactcctcccacccggcccacgaactgttctctctcctgccttcaggcagacggttcaggctaccacagacaagaaccagcagacttaggaacagctttttttcccagagctgtttccttgctgaactcctctgcccccccatacattcctgataatcactgcactgtactactcctgcacatatcactttgtcctgcacatatcactttatgtgtatatatatatatatatatatatatacacacacacacacacacacacacacacacacacacacacacacacacacacataaagtgatatgtgcaggacaaagtgatatgtgcatataagttatatatatatataacttatttgaactgtatcctgcacttgctgcttattgcacttctggttagacctaaactacatttcgttgccctgtacttgtacatgtgtaatgacaataaagttgaatctaatctaatctttgTACTACTAGATATAAAGAAACcgatcaaatcattaaacactcaCACTTCagatacacaaaatgcacacatctcaaacattttattccagtggGATCATGAAGTACAGAAGGATGATTACGGGGGTGCAGTGGTTTGCAGTGTAGGAGATCCGTCCTTGGCTTGTGTGAATATGagtgtgtaaatatgaacaatGTAAGGCCTTTTTTCATGTctgcatctggtgctggcctGGCAAatctgtcaaatattaaaagtcaatgtggACCCTGAGCTAAAATGTTTGGCCACCCCTGGCATACAAGTTAACACATGTTCTTTATAAAGACTGCTGCATTCTTAATAACCTTCAATCCTACAGTTATACACACAGGATACCACACAATATATTCACTTATCACTACAATAGTGATTTTTTTTGACAGGCAGTGTAGAAATCCTGTTGGACCCTGCTGGAGTTGTACCAGAAGGTCACCCAAACATTATGGCCCATCTCTGCTGAAGCCACAACAGGACCTTCAGATTCAGCAGTCCACTACTTGGGGTACTCGCATGTATCAAATGATCTGATGTCTCCAAAAATGCACAGTTACCATCATGGCCTTTGGACCATGATCATGGACAGCAAAATGAGAATTTCATTGCACACAGGAATACTAATTTCTACAGGACGTATGACAAATGCTTTGAATGT
The Denticeps clupeoides chromosome 15, fDenClu1.1, whole genome shotgun sequence DNA segment above includes these coding regions:
- the LOC114764513 gene encoding SLAM family member 5-like isoform X5 — its product is MNFYIIPSVCIILQAASGAASDILHAETNRNLLLYPNIRGNKEYILWKHKGNKMVEWDRTRPRISEYLQFKQRTQLNTETGDVTVSRVTPADSGLYEAEIIIDRKIKRFTQQVDVIDPVRNTRISCDVTGSTVTLLCEADGPLLSYSWTGPGLQNPENRNPIQISGENLGSSYTCLVKNPVSEEKQSYTAGDCSTRDRTIFLVGSVVGSLLLLLILLVLVLVVLLVFKRPQSRREELRITDETSEPVRQEFEDKNQQPNKDTDTSDEDEEKRSFEPSNLAMRRSLPWHMTSGMTSLHNTRNPRH
- the LOC114764513 gene encoding uncharacterized protein LOC114764513 isoform X8 translates to MNFYIIPSVCIILQAASGAASDILHAETNRNLLLYPNIRGNKEYILWKHKGNKMVEWDRTRPRISEYLQFKQRTQLNTETGDVTVSRVTPADSGLYEAEIIIDRKIKRFTQQVDVIDPVRNTRISCDVTGSTVTLLCEADGPLLSYSWTGPGLQNPENRNPIQISGENLGSSYTCLVKNPVSEEKQSYTAGDCSTREELRITDETSEPVRQEFEDKNQQPNKDTDTSDEDEGEKSQFMQP
- the LOC114764513 gene encoding SLAM family member 5-like isoform X1; this translates as MNFYIIPSVCIILQAASGAASDILHAETNRNLLLYPNIRGNKEYILWKHKGNKMVEWDRTRPRISEYLQFKQRTQLNTETGDVTVSRVTPADSGLYEAEIIIDRKIKRFTQQVDVIDPVRNTRISCDVTGSTVTLLCEADGPLLSYSWTGPGLQNPENRNPIQISGENLGSSYTCLVKNPVSEEKQSYTAGDCSTRDRTIFLVGSVVGSLLLLLILLVLVLVVLLVFKRPQSRRGKCSSEPSTADRLVMSAVSILPQNHKTHYNKESDEERTEPNQDMDQVQEGEKERCLNHHQPDKKKEVKQKHGDVYKSKSNSINVDLSIIEQGNTENYLKKYQDKSPEELRITDETSEPVRQEFEDKNQQPNKDTDTSDEDEEKRSFEPSNLAMRRSLPWHMTSGMTSLHNTRNPRH
- the LOC114764513 gene encoding uncharacterized protein LOC114764513 isoform X6, with the translated sequence MNFYIIPSVCIILQAASGAASDILHAETNRNLLLYPNIRGNKEYILWKHKGNKMVEWDRTRPRISEYLQFKQRTQLNTETGDVTVSRVTPADSGLYEAEIIIDRKIKRFTQQVDVIDPVRNTRISCDVTGSTVTLLCEADGPLLSYSWTGPGLQNPENRNPIQISGENLGSSYTCLVKNPVSEEKQSYTAGDCSTREELRITDETSEPVRQEFEDKNQQPNKDTDTSDEDEEKRSFEPSNLAMRRSLPWHMTSGMTSLHNTRNPRH